In Chengkuizengella sediminis, the genomic stretch ATCATCCACCCAAACTTCGACCTCTCGTTCTGTTTCTGTTGTGATCTCAGCAAAACGTAGGAAGTCCATTTCATCTCTTAAATCTTGTTTTGAAATAATGTCTGGATCAGAGTTTGGATCAGCTACATCTAATTGGATTGCTACGGTATGATTGTCCCGATCTGGAATTTCTTTACTTTCATTACTGGGTACGATCTGATTTGGTGTAAATGAAATCAGCGTGGCTTTCTCTTCCCCAGGGATGTATTGGAGTAGCGTATTTTTAAATGCCGGTTCCCAGTTCACGTTTCCATTTGCCCCTGCTTGGATCATAGCACTGTTCTTTTCTATTTCTTCTGCAACGGTGACATATAAGTAAATTGGATCTTTGTTCGGATTTTGTGTTTCCGCTGGCATTCTCCATTGAAAGGTAGTTTCAAAGGTTTCTCCTGGATCTAAGAATCCTGGATTTTCACCTGTCGTTTGAAACTGCTGTACATTAGTAAGGGATGAATCAACTTGTGCATTCGCAGGGAAGGTAGGAACCCGTTTATCTAGACCATTATTTCCCATAAATGTATATTGCGTTCCAAAAAACATCCCAATGTTTTGTTCATCTGTCGTGTTATAGATTTTTGGTGTATTTCCTCCCCCTGGTTGAGAACTCACCACATAATTTCTTAGCACAACATTGGTTACAGGGTAATCTGCATTGTTTGTAATGGTTAGCGTGGCTGTATATTGCTTTCCAGGAATACCATAACTGGATTGATTCGCTTCTTGACTAAACTGTGCTTGGTTCTCGTATTCATCCAGTCCTTGTGCTGCACCAAGGTTGGCTACTTTAGGTGTAATCCCTGTATCGGTAATGACAATTTCTAGATCATCAAATTCTTTGACTTTAAACGGGAACACAAGAATGTTTCGAGTCATGAGTTCTTGGGTATCTGAAAACCAAGCATCCACGATATCTTCAGGTGTATAGTGTTTCTTATAAAGTTCTTTTAAATCTTGGTCATTATTGGACTGTATTGTAGGATTGTCCTCGACTAAATTATCTTTTACAAAAGAGATAATTTCTTCTCTCCCTTCAGCTGTTGCAGGAAGTAATCGATCATGCATGAGAGATTGGACTCTATCAACGCCATAGGGTACATCATGATAATCTGATAATTCAATGGAATCAAACCCTAATTTCAATTTAGCCATAATTAGATCAAAGGCTTGATTGGCTATATTTTCCGCTGTCGCTGCTGTATCAAAATTTTGAGTGTGTTTAACATTAATATCGTTTACGATCTTTTGGAACCCACTATTTTCCGTTTCGCCTTTGAGGATTTTGATGAACTCTGCCTCTAATTTTTGAGTGACTTCACTCCATTGTACTGGGCCCACATTCGTTTTATTGTCGGGATTCCCAATATCATCGTAAAATCTAAAGACATTCAAAATTGGGACGATCATCACATAATCTCCGTGATCTCGAAGTATATTTGTACTTATCTTCGGAGCTTGCGAAGATTCTAAAGTGGACCATAATTTACTTTCATCCACTTTGGCTTCAGGATATAAACTTATTTGATTTGTTTCAGGATCATAATCAAGATAAATAGACATCAAATAAGTAGGTACATACATCGGACCGTGAGCACCTGGATTTTTTCGTTCTTTGACCCATATATCATCATTATAGTTATCTGTTGCTGAAGCTCCGTTAAAGGTACTTAACAACGTTATGTTTAAGGTATCGTCTACAACTAATACATCCAAATCCCCTGCCACATCTGAACTACTTTTAGGTGTACCATCTAAAGCTGTTTTGGTGGCTGAAAATGCAAATTGTTTTAGTGACACTTCTGTAAAATGATTAAACCAATAGGTCTTATATTCTTTTACTGGGGCTAACATGTCGTATTCTGCAATTACAGTGATACGTAAATCCACTTTAAAAGTACCGTTTGCATTTTCTTCTACATCTGCTCTTAAATATTGATCTACTTCGATAGTTGCTTTCTGTCCTTGAAAAGCACCAATGACCATTCCATCGGCTATATAGGTAATACCTTGATAATAGAATGTATCGGGTACTGCTACTTGTCCAACAAATTGTTCTAAATCTTCAAATAAAACGTATTCTTCTAGTTGAATTTCTTTTTTATTAATGTTTGAGACATTATCTACCCACCATTTCCATGATGTCAGCATATTGGTTTGTAAGTCAGATGCTTGTTTAACATTCGGAGTGACGTAACTTCCATTTGCATCCCATGAAGAATTGATTTGTTCTCTATTTATATGTAGTTGTTCGTAATTCAACATGATTTTTGAACCTTCTGCTGTAGTTACCGTTGTGGCTAAAATATCTGGAATAGTAATAGCATAAATGATTTTTCCTACCTTGTCCTTGAAATCAAGTGGAGGTTCTTGTTCATATAACGAGCTATAATTATTTACTAGATCAATATCAAATGGTTCATTTGCAAAAATAATCGGTTCTATAACCATTAAGACTAAAAGTAATGTTAATCCCATCATCATAAATGATTTCCATCGGTTCATTTTCAACTATAAAACAACTCCTTTCATTCATATAAATGAAAAAAAGCCGACTATTAAATAGTCGACTGTTTAGTTTGTTATTAGTATACATCTGTTACAATATATTTTGCTTGTCCTTTGGTGTATGGTTTGATTTCTAGAAATTCCTCTGGAATAATAGGGCTACCTGAAACAATATCTGAATTGGTTAGATTACTAATTCCACCAATTTCAATGGCGAAATCTCCACCATACAATATTTTTACTACATTATCGGAGTTTCTTCGTTGAATTTCTCTTGCTCTAATCTCCCATTCAGAATGAGTGGATGGAAATCCTGTTTCATCAAATTCATCTCCATTGTTTGAATTATATCTCACACTAATTGGTACTCCTGATTCTATAATCTGATTTAATAACTCAGGAGTTGCAATTTCTGCAAACACAGCGTCAAATTTAGCATCATTCACTCCTGCCCAACCTCGGTTTAATACTACACTTCCTAATGGATCATCCACTGAGAGTTTAAACGCATGTCTCATGCCCGCAGGTCGAGCAACTAGCCATTCTAGGTTTTCATTTTTATCAAAACTAAAGCTGAGGAGCATGGCTTCTTCAATGCTTCCTGAATATGTGCTATAAAATGCTTTGTCATATTCTGAAACATCATCCCAATGACCTTTATCGTATCTACTGGCAATACGATCTAATGTTTCTTCTTCATAGTCACTTATAGGAATTACGCCATTGTAATAGTTCCAAAGTAATTCTTCTACATGGAATCTAGCTTTATGTATATCTGTTTCTGTAGCCGTCCCATCTTTTATTTTTTGTGCTTTCTTATTCATAAAACTAATATAGTTAGGACTAATTCTGGTTGTATTTATCCATTGATCCACATTTGCATAATCTGGATCATACGCAGGATTTTCGCTTACACTATCATCTGGATTTGGGTTTATATCCCCACCACCGGTTGAACCACTGTTTATATCATGGTCTATATATCTTAATAACATTACGACTGCTTCTGATCTTGAAGCTTGATTTAAAGGTTTGAACGTTTTATCTGGATACCCAGCAAGAATGCCTAAATCTGTAACGAATGCTACATACGGTGCATCTTCATTAGTCACGTTTTTTGCATCTTTAAAAATTAAATCACCTTGATCATAAGAATCATATGTATCAAATTTTTCTTTATATTCATCTTCCAAAATAAACGCTCTAGCAATCATTTTCGTTATTTCTAAACGGGTAATCGGTGTATTTGGTTGAAAGTTACTTCCGTATTCTGATTTGTCTATGATTCCTACTTTCTCTGCCCCACCAATGATTCCGTTTGCCCATTTTGCATCGTTTGCATCGTTGAAAGGATTCTCAACTTCATCAATTCCTACGATTCTAGTTAATATAGCAGTAAACTCAGCTCTTGTAATTTGACCCTCTGGTTTGAAAGTACCGTTTGGATAACCGCCAATATGACCTTTACCTGCCATCCTCTCAATAGATGACTCAGCCCAATGCCCTTTTGTATCTGAAAAACTTGAAGTGCCAGCTATGGCATTCGTAGATATAACTGAAAATACTAATGTAAGTATCAAAATATATTTAACAAATTTTTTCATGATTAATCACTCTCCTTATAATAGATACTATTACTCTATATAATCATTATAGCATAAAAGTTGGATAAATACAACATTTATTACAAAATGTACTAATTTA encodes the following:
- a CDS encoding S-layer homology domain-containing protein, encoding MKKFVKYILILTLVFSVISTNAIAGTSSFSDTKGHWAESSIERMAGKGHIGGYPNGTFKPEGQITRAEFTAILTRIVGIDEVENPFNDANDAKWANGIIGGAEKVGIIDKSEYGSNFQPNTPITRLEITKMIARAFILEDEYKEKFDTYDSYDQGDLIFKDAKNVTNEDAPYVAFVTDLGILAGYPDKTFKPLNQASRSEAVVMLLRYIDHDINSGSTGGGDINPNPDDSVSENPAYDPDYANVDQWINTTRISPNYISFMNKKAQKIKDGTATETDIHKARFHVEELLWNYYNGVIPISDYEEETLDRIASRYDKGHWDDVSEYDKAFYSTYSGSIEEAMLLSFSFDKNENLEWLVARPAGMRHAFKLSVDDPLGSVVLNRGWAGVNDAKFDAVFAEIATPELLNQIIESGVPISVRYNSNNGDEFDETGFPSTHSEWEIRAREIQRRNSDNVVKILYGGDFAIEIGGISNLTNSDIVSGSPIIPEEFLEIKPYTKGQAKYIVTDVY